In Cherax quadricarinatus isolate ZL_2023a chromosome 28, ASM3850222v1, whole genome shotgun sequence, a single window of DNA contains:
- the LOC128693145 gene encoding uncharacterized protein isoform X2, which produces MPLFCCVSVALCYYLMVQTTNTLKTWRFITQIFNTQHLATFTQNTRGDAVLDQTQHNASRTITTHKMKEKEFLPWWESGECDCVHDDCVPRPFPHKTFPRVTSSISMVGGTCGRRSWAAGGGQRVVSLSLYGHNPEYWRGLNDIITQVGRVYPGWRVRLYTDPRGRGRILCPLLHAHAHFDVCDITRLPPPLGDLSAVNPMMWRVAPLGDVQVTVLQLRDTDSMIIQREVDAVRDWLSSDKQFHIMRDHPKHDFALMGGLWGVRWDPDPTEPAARNQDPSAISLAGRSQYPGSTGLPVGDQGSNSAGFADRNQNMNNTGYSGRFLAVFRNIMLTKARDEEKQMYGGDIYILEEILWPFMQFRVLTHDSYYCGDYENDTVPWPTQRVDGRFAGFRRFRKKFENEKIPEECPKRCRPPEHPEWLYC; this is translated from the exons ATGCCGCTATTTTGTTGTGTTTCTGTTGCCTTATGTTATTATCTTATGGTGCAGACAACCAATACTCTCAAAACATGGCGCTTCATAACCCAAATCTTCAACACACAACACCTCGCTACCTTCACCCAGAACACAAGAGGAGACGCAGTGTTGGATCAAACACAGCACAACGCCTCCAGGACCATCACAACCCACAAGATGAAGGAAAAG GAATTTCTTCCCTGGTGGGAGAGTGGTGAATGTGACTGTGTCCACGATGACTGTGTTCCTCGACCATTTCCCCATAAAACATTTCCTCGGGTCACCTCAAGCATCTCCATGGTGGGCGGCACCTGTGGACGGCGGTCATGGGCGGCGGGGGGTGGCCAGAGGGTggtgtctctctcactctacggTCACAACCCTGAGTACTGGAGAGGACTCAACGACATTATCACACAG GTAGGTCGTGTGTACCCGGGGTGGAGGGTACGGCTGTATACTGACCCCCGTGGGCGTGGCAGGATCCTGTGCCCCCTGCTACACGCCCACGCCCACTTCGATGTGTGTGACATCACTCGCCTTCCCCCACCTCTGGGTGACCTGTCAGCCGTCAATCCAATGATGTGGCGGGTGGCTCCCCTGGGGGATGTTCAGGTGACTGTTCTCCAGCTACGGGATACTGATTCCATG ATAATTCAGCGTGAGGTGGATGCCGTGAGGGACTGGCTCTCCTCTGACAAACAGTTTCACATAATGCGGGACCATCCCAAACACGACTTTGCTCTCATGGGTGGTTTGTGGGGCGTCCGCTGGGACCCGGACCCTACGGAACCAGCTGCCCGAAACCAGGATCCGAGTGCGATTAGTCTCGCTGGCCGGAGTCAGTATCCGGGTTCCACAGGACTCCCTGTCGGAGACCAAGGATCGAACTCAGCAGGATTCGCTGACCGAAATCAGAACATGAACAACACAGGATATTCCGGCCGTTTTCTGGCAGTCTTCAGAAACATTATGTTGACAAAAGCAAGGGATGAGGAGAAGCAGATGTATggaggtgatatatatatattggaa GAGATACTGTGGCCTTTCATGCAGTTTCGTGTGCTGACGCATGACAGTTACTACTGCGGGGACTATGAGAACGACACCGTGCCTTGGCCAACACAGAGGGTAGACGGTCGTTTTGCTGGCTTCCGCAG ATTCAGGAAAAAGTTCGAGAATGAGAAAATTCCGGAAGAGTGCCCGAAGAGATGCCGACCACCAGAGCATCCTGAGTGGCTCTACTGTTGA
- the LOC128693145 gene encoding uncharacterized protein isoform X1 yields MRSLNSYFICWTRSCRLATMPLFCCVSVALCYYLMVQTTNTLKTWRFITQIFNTQHLATFTQNTRGDAVLDQTQHNASRTITTHKMKEKEFLPWWESGECDCVHDDCVPRPFPHKTFPRVTSSISMVGGTCGRRSWAAGGGQRVVSLSLYGHNPEYWRGLNDIITQVGRVYPGWRVRLYTDPRGRGRILCPLLHAHAHFDVCDITRLPPPLGDLSAVNPMMWRVAPLGDVQVTVLQLRDTDSMIIQREVDAVRDWLSSDKQFHIMRDHPKHDFALMGGLWGVRWDPDPTEPAARNQDPSAISLAGRSQYPGSTGLPVGDQGSNSAGFADRNQNMNNTGYSGRFLAVFRNIMLTKARDEEKQMYGGDIYILEEILWPFMQFRVLTHDSYYCGDYENDTVPWPTQRVDGRFAGFRRFRKKFENEKIPEECPKRCRPPEHPEWLYC; encoded by the exons ATGAG AAGCCTCAACTCTTATTTCATCTGCTGGACAAGGAGCTGTAGATTGGCCACGATGCCGCTATTTTGTTGTGTTTCTGTTGCCTTATGTTATTATCTTATGGTGCAGACAACCAATACTCTCAAAACATGGCGCTTCATAACCCAAATCTTCAACACACAACACCTCGCTACCTTCACCCAGAACACAAGAGGAGACGCAGTGTTGGATCAAACACAGCACAACGCCTCCAGGACCATCACAACCCACAAGATGAAGGAAAAG GAATTTCTTCCCTGGTGGGAGAGTGGTGAATGTGACTGTGTCCACGATGACTGTGTTCCTCGACCATTTCCCCATAAAACATTTCCTCGGGTCACCTCAAGCATCTCCATGGTGGGCGGCACCTGTGGACGGCGGTCATGGGCGGCGGGGGGTGGCCAGAGGGTggtgtctctctcactctacggTCACAACCCTGAGTACTGGAGAGGACTCAACGACATTATCACACAG GTAGGTCGTGTGTACCCGGGGTGGAGGGTACGGCTGTATACTGACCCCCGTGGGCGTGGCAGGATCCTGTGCCCCCTGCTACACGCCCACGCCCACTTCGATGTGTGTGACATCACTCGCCTTCCCCCACCTCTGGGTGACCTGTCAGCCGTCAATCCAATGATGTGGCGGGTGGCTCCCCTGGGGGATGTTCAGGTGACTGTTCTCCAGCTACGGGATACTGATTCCATG ATAATTCAGCGTGAGGTGGATGCCGTGAGGGACTGGCTCTCCTCTGACAAACAGTTTCACATAATGCGGGACCATCCCAAACACGACTTTGCTCTCATGGGTGGTTTGTGGGGCGTCCGCTGGGACCCGGACCCTACGGAACCAGCTGCCCGAAACCAGGATCCGAGTGCGATTAGTCTCGCTGGCCGGAGTCAGTATCCGGGTTCCACAGGACTCCCTGTCGGAGACCAAGGATCGAACTCAGCAGGATTCGCTGACCGAAATCAGAACATGAACAACACAGGATATTCCGGCCGTTTTCTGGCAGTCTTCAGAAACATTATGTTGACAAAAGCAAGGGATGAGGAGAAGCAGATGTATggaggtgatatatatatattggaa GAGATACTGTGGCCTTTCATGCAGTTTCGTGTGCTGACGCATGACAGTTACTACTGCGGGGACTATGAGAACGACACCGTGCCTTGGCCAACACAGAGGGTAGACGGTCGTTTTGCTGGCTTCCGCAG ATTCAGGAAAAAGTTCGAGAATGAGAAAATTCCGGAAGAGTGCCCGAAGAGATGCCGACCACCAGAGCATCCTGAGTGGCTCTACTGTTGA